Sequence from the Thermocoleostomius sinensis A174 genome:
CTGGGTTGTGGCGCAAAACTTGATACAGATGCAGACCCTACTGCAAGGGCAAAGCCAAATTCAGTCGCAGCATGGACAGACTCAATCACAAACGCAATCTTGAACTGAGTTGAATTTAGGTAAATTTGTTTGTCGATGGTAATTGGTAATTGGTGACAGCCATCCGTTTGACAATCACTCCCTTGGTCTCCCTCGATTCCCGACTCCCGACCCCCAACTCCCTATATCCCAACCTCCAACCATGCTAAGTCGCGTTGCAGATTCCATCTACTGGCTAAATCGCTATATTGAACGAGCCGAAAATATTGCTCGGTTTGTAGATGTTAACTTGAACCTACTGCTAGACTCTCCACCGGGCATACAGCAACAGTGGGAACCCCTGATTCGTACTACGGGCGATCTGCCGCTGTTCAAAGAACGCTACGGTGAACCGACAATCGATAACGTGATTCAATTTCTCACCTTTGATAAAGAGTATCCCAATTCCATTCTTTCCTGCCTCACCGCTGCCCGTGAGAATGCTCGATCGGTACGAGAAATCATCTCGTCTGAAATGTGGGAGCAGGTTAACACGTTTTATCATCAGGTCAAAGATGTAGTCAGCACTCAGCACTTTTCCAACCTGCCCGACTTTTTTGCTCAGGTAAAACTCTCTAGTCATCTGTTTGCAGGTGTCATGGATGCCACGATGTCCCACAATGAAGCCTGGCACTTTGGGCAACTGGGGCGGCTAATTGAACGAGCCGACAAAACCACACGTATCCTGGATGTGAAGTATTTTATTCTGCTGCCGTCGGTGCAGGACGTGGGCACTGCGCTCGACGAATTACAGTGGATTGCCTTACTCAAATCCGCCAGTGCCTACGAGATGTATCGTAAATGCCAGCATCGCATCAGTCCACAAACCGTCGCCGCATTTCTGATTCTCGATCGCGAATTTCCGCGATCGATCCAATTCTGTCTCCTACAAGCTGAAGCCTCGCTACATCAAATTACCGGAACTACTGCTGGGTTGTGGACCAATCCCGCTGAACGGACCCTAGGTAAATTGCGTTCTGAACTGGATTTCATCACGATCGAAGAAATTATCCAATCTGGGTTACACGAATTCTTAGACCAAATTCAAAGTCAGCTTAATCTAGTTGGCAATAAAATCTTTGAAACCTTCTTTGCCTTGCAAACAGCTTCTTAGTCAAGATAAAGGATGAAAAGAAAGGATGACAGATGAAAAATAAGAAGTTGAGATTGATACTTTAGCCCTGAGCCTTCCTGCCTACTCCCCATTCTCTATTCCCCATTCCCTATTCCACCCCCACTTTCGTGCACTATCAAATCACCCACCGCATTATCTATACCTACGATCGCCCGGTGCTGTTAGCCCCACATTCAATTCGGATGCAGCCGCGCTGCGATGTGACGCAAAGGTTGCACCAGTTTTCACTGACGATTGAGCCAGAGCCGAAACGCTCGGTAGACAATCTAGATCTGGATGGTAATGCGGTGACACGGGTCTGGTTTCCCGATGAGCCAATCACGAGTTTGACAATCGAAGCAATGTCCCAGGTAGAAACCCGGCGCACCAATCCGTTTGATTATCTGCTAGAACCATGGGCGGTGCGGTTGCCCATCGATTATCCGGTGTCGTTGCTCGATCGCTTACACCCCTATCTGACGGGTCAGTTTTCCAGATTGTCAGGGGGGGGTGATTCGGCCGCCGTGCAACTGGCGCAAGAAGTATGGGAAGCTACATCGGGCAACGTGGTGTCGTTTTTGTCGGAATTAGCCGATCGAATTTACACCCAATGCGGATATCGGTTGCGCGACAATGGCGATGCTTTGCCAGCAGGGATCACCTGGCGGCAGAAATCGGGTTCCTGTCGTGATTATGCCGTGCTGTTTACAGAGGTTTGTCGTGCTGTGGGGTTGGCGGCTCGCTTCGTCAGCGGTTATCAAGAAGGCGATGTAGAGAGTGACGATCGCCATTTGCACGCTTGGACAGAAGTGTACTTACCGGGAGCGGGTTGGCGTGGCTATGATCCAACTCAAGGACTGGCAACAGCGGATGCTCACATTGCACTGGTAGCATGTCCAACGTCTCATCAAACTGCTCCCGTGTCGGGCACTCTGAAACAAGCGGCAGGGGTGTCTTCGCAAATGCGCTATAACCTAAAGATTACGAAAATCGATGGTGAAACTGGATAGGTTGGAAGCACTGACTGAACGCACTGACTGAACATTTACTGCTTTGTTCATCTGCCTGGTGTGCCCCAAGCAGGTTAAGTACTTGTTTCAGAATCACCCGATCGTCGAATTAACCACACCATCACCCCACCTGTCACGAGACCACTGACTAGTCCGGCAATGCCACCAATCAGCCAAAACGTATTCGGAGCCAAACGCAGCCCGATCGCCCAACCAATGAAATCGGATAAAGCTTTGGCTAGAATCCACCAGCCTGCTCGCGGTAGTTTAAGTCGCAGCATCAACCATTGAGCAATGCCAGGTAAAATCCCCATCGCTACAAAAGCGATCGGAAATGAAGCGGCGATGGCAAAACTGAGGGCAGTGGCGAGCATCGTCGCTAGAATCCAACCGCCAATAGCACTCACCCAGCGGCGCAGCACGACCCACTGCACAACTCCGGTGCAGCCACCGATAGCAGTCCCTGCAATCAAGTTGCTCAAACCCTGAGTGGGTACATACAGCCCTGCGCCAATGGCAGTTGCAAGAGCAGTCCCCATCGCCCAAGGAAGCCACACCTGTTGCAACAGTTTGGCGTTGCCAGGGGACGATCGCCGGACAGGTTGTTCCACTGCTGCAACCAGCGGATCGGAGTTAGCGTTGTTTGAATAAGCAGGTGGAGTCTGAGCAATATTTTGGGGCAGATTAGGAACTCCATAAGACGGTACGACTGGTTCTTGTCGATAGGGTGGCAGAACAGGGGGCGGTGGGTTGGGAACAGGGGGGAGGTTAACCGGGTTGAGCGATCCAATCGCTGCTTTTCGAGTAGGCGACTCATCAGGGGGTGGGGTAGGTTGTCCTAAACTCCGCGCATAGTTGCTGGGATATTGCTTTACACCAATATCGGTTACCCGCAATTCTACGTGCCCAAGCTGTAACACACTACCTTGATTTAGGACACGCTCCCCGTGGGGTAACGATCGGCCATCCACCAGCGGCGGGTTGGTGTCCCGTAAGTTGCGCACATAGAAATGTTGATCGTCTGCGTTAAAAAATATCTCAACATGTAGCCCTGACACCGTAATGTCGGATAGGACAATATCGCAGCGAGCCGGGTCACGCCCAATGCGAATACTACCTGGCTGTCGAGATGGTTGACGTGGATGAATCAGGCGGCTGTGGGGTAAACCCGCATCGTACCATTCCAAGGTTAGTTCATGCAGCAATTCTGGCGGAGCGATCGGCCCAGCCACTGGGGTTGGATCAAACCCGTGGGCCAACTGTTGAACCGCTTGCAAAGCTTCCGTGGCAGTTTGGTAGCGCTGGCGAGCGTTATATCGCGTTAGGTGCGTCAAAATGTGAATTAATCCTGGCGAAATTGGCACTAAATGCTGCCAACGGGCTTCTCCAGTCACACTGTCATCCTCAAACCGAGTCGGATGTAACCCAGTCAACGCTTGAATTGCAATCATGCCCAAAGCATAGAGATCACTACTAGGTCTGGGTTTACCACGTGCCTGTTCCATGGGCATATACCCGATTGTGCCAATGCGAGTTCCCGGAGCCACAGCGCTAAATTCGCCAGAACCGTCAGGTTGAATACGGACTTGTTTAATGGCACCAAAATCAATCAAAATTAGCTTACCGTCACGTTTGCGGCGAATGATATTGGCGGGTTTGATATCTCGATGAATCACCCCCTGTGCATGGACAAATGACAACACCGTCAGCACTTCTTCCAACAGTTGAATCACTGGCTCTTCCGTCCAAAGCTGTCCTAACTCTGCCTCGAGAGTATGTCCCTCCACAAATTCTTGTACTAGATAAAATTCATCGCCTTCGGTGAAGTAGGCCAATAATCGGGGGATCTGATCATGATCGCCCAACTTTGCTAG
This genomic interval carries:
- a CDS encoding alpha-E domain-containing protein — its product is MLSRVADSIYWLNRYIERAENIARFVDVNLNLLLDSPPGIQQQWEPLIRTTGDLPLFKERYGEPTIDNVIQFLTFDKEYPNSILSCLTAARENARSVREIISSEMWEQVNTFYHQVKDVVSTQHFSNLPDFFAQVKLSSHLFAGVMDATMSHNEAWHFGQLGRLIERADKTTRILDVKYFILLPSVQDVGTALDELQWIALLKSASAYEMYRKCQHRISPQTVAAFLILDREFPRSIQFCLLQAEASLHQITGTTAGLWTNPAERTLGKLRSELDFITIEEIIQSGLHEFLDQIQSQLNLVGNKIFETFFALQTAS
- a CDS encoding transglutaminase family protein, yielding MHYQITHRIIYTYDRPVLLAPHSIRMQPRCDVTQRLHQFSLTIEPEPKRSVDNLDLDGNAVTRVWFPDEPITSLTIEAMSQVETRRTNPFDYLLEPWAVRLPIDYPVSLLDRLHPYLTGQFSRLSGGGDSAAVQLAQEVWEATSGNVVSFLSELADRIYTQCGYRLRDNGDALPAGITWRQKSGSCRDYAVLFTEVCRAVGLAARFVSGYQEGDVESDDRHLHAWTEVYLPGAGWRGYDPTQGLATADAHIALVACPTSHQTAPVSGTLKQAAGVSSQMRYNLKITKIDGETG
- a CDS encoding protein kinase domain-containing protein; amino-acid sequence: MIGQLLDRRYLITHSLSSGGFGETYLAQDTRIPGQPACVVKQLKSASTNPAHVEKARQLFNREAEALAKLGDHDQIPRLLAYFTEGDEFYLVQEFVEGHTLEAELGQLWTEEPVIQLLEEVLTVLSFVHAQGVIHRDIKPANIIRRKRDGKLILIDFGAIKQVRIQPDGSGEFSAVAPGTRIGTIGYMPMEQARGKPRPSSDLYALGMIAIQALTGLHPTRFEDDSVTGEARWQHLVPISPGLIHILTHLTRYNARQRYQTATEALQAVQQLAHGFDPTPVAGPIAPPELLHELTLEWYDAGLPHSRLIHPRQPSRQPGSIRIGRDPARCDIVLSDITVSGLHVEIFFNADDQHFYVRNLRDTNPPLVDGRSLPHGERVLNQGSVLQLGHVELRVTDIGVKQYPSNYARSLGQPTPPPDESPTRKAAIGSLNPVNLPPVPNPPPPVLPPYRQEPVVPSYGVPNLPQNIAQTPPAYSNNANSDPLVAAVEQPVRRSSPGNAKLLQQVWLPWAMGTALATAIGAGLYVPTQGLSNLIAGTAIGGCTGVVQWVVLRRWVSAIGGWILATMLATALSFAIAASFPIAFVAMGILPGIAQWLMLRLKLPRAGWWILAKALSDFIGWAIGLRLAPNTFWLIGGIAGLVSGLVTGGVMVWLIRRSGDSETST